Proteins encoded in a region of the Bradyrhizobium sp. CB3481 genome:
- a CDS encoding oligopeptide/dipeptide ABC transporter ATP-binding protein, protein MHDPAQKSGGDVILSVEDLAVHFPVGGGLLGGGVRLLRAVDGVDLELKRGECLSLVGESGCGKSTVALSILGLLAPTRGRIVLDGHVVTGRQSGDRKALARIVQMVFQDPYASLNPRQTVRRTLEDPLRLHGVTAKSEIDERVAVMLRHVGLRPEQAGRYPHEFSGGQRQRIGIARALILNPKIVICDEPVSALDVSIRAQIINLLLDLKETLGLSYIMISHDLGVVEHMSDRVAVMYLGRIVETGGWRDIFERPAHPYTQTLIAAIPDPLRRAPLATAKGELPNPLNPPEGCAFSPRCRHAEAVCRRAPVPPLETRPDGHSVRCWRADEIASQTALASAESEHSKEA, encoded by the coding sequence ATGCATGACCCCGCGCAAAAGTCTGGCGGCGATGTCATCCTCAGCGTGGAGGATCTCGCCGTCCATTTTCCGGTGGGCGGCGGCCTGCTGGGCGGAGGCGTGCGGCTGCTCCGCGCAGTCGACGGCGTCGATCTCGAACTGAAGCGCGGTGAATGCCTCAGTCTCGTCGGCGAATCCGGTTGCGGCAAGTCGACCGTCGCGCTCTCGATCCTTGGCCTGCTGGCGCCGACGCGTGGCCGGATCGTGCTGGACGGGCATGTCGTGACGGGCCGGCAATCGGGCGATCGGAAGGCATTGGCCCGCATCGTACAAATGGTGTTTCAGGATCCCTACGCCTCGCTCAATCCACGCCAGACCGTTCGTCGCACGCTTGAAGATCCATTACGCCTGCACGGCGTAACGGCCAAAAGCGAGATCGACGAACGTGTTGCTGTCATGCTGAGGCATGTGGGCCTGCGGCCCGAACAGGCTGGCCGCTATCCGCATGAATTCTCCGGCGGCCAGCGCCAGCGCATCGGTATCGCGCGCGCACTGATCCTCAATCCGAAAATCGTCATCTGCGACGAACCGGTATCGGCGCTGGATGTCTCCATCCGCGCCCAGATCATCAATCTGCTGCTGGACCTGAAGGAAACGCTCGGCCTTTCCTACATCATGATCAGCCACGACCTCGGCGTCGTCGAGCACATGAGTGACAGGGTCGCTGTGATGTATCTCGGCCGCATCGTGGAGACCGGCGGCTGGCGCGACATCTTCGAACGGCCGGCGCACCCCTATACGCAAACCCTGATCGCCGCCATTCCCGATCCGCTACGGCGCGCACCGCTCGCAACGGCAAAAGGCGAGCTTCCCAATCCGCTCAATCCACCGGAGGGATGTGCGTTCAGTCCGCGTTGTCGCCACGCCGAGGCCGTGTGTCGTCGCGCGCCGGTGCCACCGCTTGAAACGCGTCCCGATGGACATTCGGTCAGGTGCTGGCGCGCTGACGAGATTGCCAGCCAGACGGCGCTCGCCTCGGCCGAAAGTGAGCATTCCAAGGAAGCATGA
- a CDS encoding ABC transporter ATP-binding protein has translation MTSPPLIEVEDLRIDLSDPSGRVAAVEGVSFRIERGETFGLVGESGCGKSITALALIGLLRPPLSVGAGAIRFDGREIQRLPAAEQRALRGNRIAMIFQEPMTALNPVSPVGRQIAEMFVLHKGKDWREANRLAIEALASVRVPAPERRVKDYPHQLSGGMRQRVMIAIALACGPDLLIADEPTTALDVTVQAEIIELMRNLCAEKGTAILMISHDLGLVANVCRRVAVMYAGRIVEERSSADIFRACSHPYTQGLVDSLPRLGSRAALGRTRLKEIAGVVPAIADFPDGCRFNPRCARATEICRTTAPETTLLGAGGLVRCHHHA, from the coding sequence ATGACGAGCCCTCCTTTGATCGAAGTCGAGGACTTGCGCATCGATCTCAGCGATCCGTCCGGCCGCGTTGCGGCGGTCGAGGGGGTCTCATTCCGCATCGAGCGCGGCGAGACATTCGGCCTTGTCGGCGAATCCGGCTGTGGCAAGAGCATTACGGCGCTCGCTTTGATCGGACTGTTGCGCCCGCCGCTTTCGGTCGGCGCCGGTGCCATACGATTTGACGGCCGCGAGATCCAGAGACTACCGGCGGCCGAGCAACGCGCACTGCGTGGCAATCGCATCGCCATGATCTTCCAGGAGCCGATGACGGCGCTCAATCCTGTTTCCCCTGTCGGCCGGCAGATCGCCGAGATGTTCGTGCTGCACAAGGGCAAGGATTGGCGAGAAGCCAACCGGCTGGCCATCGAGGCGCTGGCCAGCGTCCGCGTCCCCGCGCCCGAGCGGCGGGTGAAGGATTACCCGCATCAGCTTTCGGGCGGCATGCGCCAGCGCGTGATGATCGCCATCGCCCTCGCATGCGGCCCGGATCTTCTGATCGCCGACGAGCCGACGACCGCGCTCGACGTGACGGTGCAGGCCGAGATCATCGAGCTGATGCGGAATTTATGCGCCGAGAAAGGCACGGCGATCTTGATGATCAGCCACGATCTCGGCCTGGTTGCCAATGTCTGCCGCCGCGTCGCCGTCATGTATGCCGGCCGCATCGTCGAGGAACGCAGCTCGGCCGATATCTTCCGCGCCTGCTCGCATCCCTACACGCAAGGCCTGGTCGACTCGCTGCCGCGGCTGGGAAGCCGCGCGGCGCTTGGCCGGACGCGGCTCAAGGAAATCGCGGGTGTCGTACCGGCGATCGCGGATTTTCCGGACGGTTGCCGGTTCAATCCGCGTTGCGCGCGGGCGACCGAGATTTGCCGCACGACCGCACCAGAGACGACGCTACTCGGTGCAGGCGGGTTAGTCAGGTGCCATCACCATGCATGA
- a CDS encoding ABC transporter permease: protein MKLGTSLVIGGALFALAIFVGLLAPWLAHTDPVMDANLMNAEEPPSWMWWFGTDAQGRDIYSRVVYGARISLTVGIVSQLVNSVIGVTLGLTAGYWGGWWDDVVNGLTNLMLAIPSLIFALAIMAVLGPGLTSLLIALGLTNWSFTCRIARASALSLKSQGYVQAAKVLGYGDVRIMFTQLLPNMLGPIIVIGTLGMGSAVLAEAALSFLGLGVRPPFPSWGSMLSEARDQITTAPWLSVFPGLAIFLTVLGLNLLGDGLRDVLDPQSRSRRT from the coding sequence GGCTGGCGCATACGGATCCCGTCATGGATGCCAATCTCATGAATGCGGAGGAGCCGCCGAGCTGGATGTGGTGGTTCGGCACCGACGCGCAGGGCCGCGACATCTACTCCCGTGTCGTGTACGGCGCGCGCATCTCACTGACGGTCGGCATCGTCTCGCAACTCGTCAACAGCGTCATCGGCGTGACGCTGGGCCTGACCGCCGGCTATTGGGGCGGCTGGTGGGACGACGTCGTCAACGGGTTGACCAATCTCATGCTCGCGATCCCCTCGCTGATCTTCGCCCTTGCCATCATGGCGGTGCTTGGACCCGGGCTGACGAGCCTATTGATAGCGCTCGGCTTGACCAACTGGTCCTTCACTTGCCGGATCGCGCGGGCATCAGCGCTGTCGCTCAAAAGCCAGGGCTATGTGCAGGCAGCAAAAGTGCTTGGCTATGGCGATGTACGCATCATGTTCACGCAGCTGCTGCCGAACATGCTCGGACCCATCATTGTCATCGGCACGCTCGGCATGGGCAGCGCGGTGCTGGCCGAGGCCGCATTATCGTTCCTCGGCCTCGGAGTCCGCCCGCCCTTTCCGAGTTGGGGCAGCATGCTGTCGGAGGCCCGCGACCAGATCACCACGGCACCGTGGCTTTCGGTTTTCCCGGGCCTTGCCATATTCCTGACCGTGCTCGGCCTGAACCTGCTCGGCGATGGCTTGCGGGACGTCCTTGATCCGCAGTCGAGGAGCCGGCGCACATGA